In Candidatus Dependentiae bacterium, the genomic window AGACTTTAATCCAATCGAACATTTTTGGTTTAGCGTTAAACATGGCATCAAAAAGATAATGGAAACAATGAAATCGGAAATAATAGAAGCTGCTTGTCATTTCTTTGGAGAAAAAAGCAATGCTTAATGATTTAGGCTATAGTTAGCTACCACAGGATTCTTTGATTCATCAAAATTGAAAGATGCTTTATTATTTGAACTTTCTGCTTTAAGGTGTATTTCTGAAAAATTTGTTCTCATTTTTTTTAATGAAATATCGGCTTTTGCAACTGGAAGATCTATTTTAGCCATATCTAAAATACCATCGCAGAAAGCTTTATCTCTTTTTGCAGCAAGTGCTTTATGCAGTAAGTGCTTTATATTGTTCTATTAAAAACTGTGCAAATTCTTCTTTTGAAAAACAAGTTTCTGTGTTTACTTCTTTGTGTTCAATGCAAATGTGGTTAGCATCTGTTCGAGCTTTTAGAGTTATTGGATAATTGAAAATGTAAGACATCGTTATATCCCTCCGTAAAGGCATTGCTCTTTGCTCAAAGCTTTTACTTTCAGAGCAAATAAGAGAAGTAGTCATTAAAATAAGACCTGATTGTAAAAATAATGTTTTCATAGGACCCCTATTAAAGTTAGGATTAAATATATACTTTAATAATATATCAAAAAACACCTTATAGCAAAGGCTTTGTCGTTTTTTGGCAGGATTGTTAAAATGCAGAAAATAACGTAGAATAGCTATATTATTCCATTTACGGTAAAGCTGTTTTTATGTCTTATCAATTGCCAATCACTTTTCAAGATACTCATGGTTTTGAGCCTGTTTTAAGTAATGGCGTTCATGTAAATTATGACTTTTCAGACTTGAAACTATCTGTTTTAAGCTGCCAAAAAACAAGTATAAATCATGCAATTGGTACTTTGCGGCAAAGCACTTCGAAAATGTATGTACTCCTAGGTAAAAACTCTGATTGTGTGCTGAGTGTTCAAGATGATTTAAATTCCATAAATGAGGAAAATCGGTTTGTCGAGTACCACATTTTGTTACAGGATCATGCAAAAATCGATTTTCAGCTATCTTTGCTAACGAAAATTAATCTTTCTCTAGAAATCCATGTTTACTTGGAGGGCAGCAGCTCACGGGCAACTATTAACGGTGTTTATGCTTTGGATTTTGATCAAAAAGTAAGCATAAAAACCTTTCAAAATCATATTGGAGAGATGGCTAAAAGCGAGCTCCTTTTAAAAGGAATGCTAAAAGGTCGAGCACAAGCCTTTTATGAGGGTTTAATTTTCATTGGCCCGGAAGCAAGGAAAACTCAAGCTTCCCAGGAAAATAAAAACATTTTGCTCAGCAAGCAGGCTCAAGTGATTTCGATACCATCTATTGAAGTTTTACAGCATGATGTGCAATGTTCTCATGGAAGCGCAATTGGACGGTTTGAAAAAGAGCAATTATGGTATTTGCAAAGCAAAGGCTTAGAAGAAGTCAAGGCTCATAAGCTTTTGATCAGTTCGTTTTTTGCTTCTGTGATAGAGAATTTTAAAGATAAAGATTTGTTAGAGGAAGCGATATGTCAAAAAATGGTTTAAAGCAAAGTGGTAAAAATTTAAGTATGAATTTTCCAGCTCTTAGAGAAGTGTTTCCTATTTTTACCCAAAAGGTTAATGGTTATCCATTTATTTTTTTTGATAGTGCTTCAACGGCACAAATGCCTCAAATGGTCCTTGAGCATATTGTTTCTTACTACTTAACATATAAATCAAACATTGGTCGCGGCGTGTATACTTTTGCGGAAAAAGCTACTGCTGCCTATGAGGAATCAAGAGATAAAGTTGCTCATTTTATAGGCGCAAAAAGCAAAGAAATCGTTTTTACTTCAGGTGCTACAGAAAGTATAAATATTATTGCGAGGTCTTGGGCTTTTTATAATTTAAAGCAAGGTGATCAGATTTTAGTTTCAGCAATTGAGCATCATTCCAACTTTGTTCCATGGCAGCAGCTTGCAATAGCAAAAGGGCTTAATCTAACTATTTTGCCAGTTTCTTTAACTGGTCATGTCGATCCAGAAATTTTTAAAAAGCATCTTTCAGCAAAAACAAAGCTTGTGGCGCTTGTGCATACTTCAAATATTTTAGGAACTACTAACGATATTGAAACAATGGCAAAAATGGCTCATGAAATTGGAGCGAAGGTTTTAATTGATGCTTCGCAATCAATCGCTCACAGGTCAATTGATGTAGAAAAAATTGGATGTGATTTTCTAGTGTTTTCAGGACATAAATTATTTGGACCAACTGGCGTTGGTGTTCTTTTTGTTAAAGAGTCAATAATTTCTCAAATGATTATAACGAGCTTTGGTGGCGGCATGGTATTTTCTGTTGGCGAAAAAGAATCAAGCTTTAAGTCATTTCCACATAGTTTTGAAGCTGGAACCCCTCATATTGCTCAGGTAATTGGACTTGGAGCTTGTGTTGACTTTGTACAAGAGTCTGTTGATTTTCAGCAGCTGCAAGAGCATGAAGCTATGCTAACCTCTATTCTTTATGATGGCTTAAAAACTATCGAAGATATTGAAATAGTAAGCCCTTTAAGTCCAGATGGATCAATCGTAACATTTTACTCGAAAACTCATCATGCCCATGATATTGCTGCATATCTTGACCGCTTTGGCATAGCCGTTCGCGCAGGGCATCATTGTGTGCAATTGTATCATCAAAAATGTGGCATTAATGCTTCAGTTCGTGTGAGCTTTTCTTTGTACAATACTGCACAAGAAGTTGAATTTTTTTTAGAGTGCTTAAAAAAACTTATAGGCTAGGTTCGTACGCCATATTTTTGTAAGTTTTTAAAAATATCTTCATGATGGCTATGGTTGTATAAAATGGTTTGATAACCAAAATGATTCATTTTAGATATAAATTTCTGTTCAGTTTCGATCCAGAGAATTTGATCAGATTTAAAGCCAGAAAGTTCTAATATTTTTGTATAAAATTCTGCAGAAGGCTTTAAAAGGTGCATGTCACCAGAAACGTGTACGCCTTTAAATATTTTAAAAACATTTGGAAAGTTTTTTTTAAGTGATGAAATGTTTGCCCAATTTCCAACTAGATATATTTTATAACCATTGCGATGTAATGTACCGAGCAAGCTTTCTATTTTTGTAGATATGCTTTGAGTGTCGGCAAGATGATTTGGTGTGAGCATCATGCTAACTATTGCGAGAAGAACTTTTTTTTCTATATTTGAAATATCTTTATTGTTTAAATAATTTTGAATGATGGTGCTAATTTTTGTTGAAGTTTGTAGCGAAGCAAGCCAGTCAGATAAAATTAAAGGCATAGCTAAACCTTTGTTGTATGTAACCTGTGAAGAAATAGATTTAATTGGCTTGAGTTGCTTAAAAAGATCTTCTTGATTTGGTAGGTTTCCTGCTTGTGTTAAATATCTTACAGAATCAAATTTTCCAACATATTTTGAAGCTTGCAGAGCATTGGTTTGAAAGACCGCTTCAACATCAATGCATATTGTAGATATTGCATAGGAGTAAAGATCTGCATTGCTTATCGAAAGCAAGGTGTAAAGAAATAATATATTTTTTTTCATTGATTTTCTCCGATTTTATAAAAAAGAATGTTTTGAAAGTATCAAAAAAAAAGTATTCTGTATATTAATCAAAAAATAATCTATCTACCAAGGCTTTTATCATGCTTGATCATCAAAAATTAGTAGCGCAGCTCGATAAAGCAAGTAAAGACCTATCTGTGAAATTTGCTCATGAAAGAGACATTGCAAAGCAGGTTTGGCAATCTATTGCTCATGACGCTAATCTTGCTAAAAAAATTCAAGAAAAAAAATGGCCGTTTTTGGTTCCGTACTGGAGCGGATCAATTGGAATGTCAAAAAATATTGATCAATTGTCTTTGCCATATGCAGTTCTAGCAGTAGATGGATCACAGATTTATTATGATAAGCACCAGGGTCCTCCGTGCTATTTGATAAACGTTGGCTCAGTGCTTTTAAGGTATGGCAGCGAAAAGAGTTCGGTTGCTTTTGCAAGTCAACCAACAGTCATTGTGAGTTCCAATGAGCAATCAGGGGCTCAGGGGAGAGATTTTGTAAATGAGCAGCGAGAAGCATTTGAATTAATTTCGGCTGTGGAGCAGTCAGATAATTATTTGAAGCAAAATCATGATGAGTTATTTGTTTGTTTGTTTGATGGAACTTTAATTTTTTCAACAACGCAGGGATTGCAGCAACTTATGCAAGGGGACGATGCGCAGAATTTTGTCTTAGTTTATTTGGCAGAGCTAGAAAAATTGTACGAGAGAAAAGTTTTACATGCTGGATATATTAGTTTTCCTCGATCTAAAGAATTAGTTAACGTTTTAAAAATTGCTGCTTCTGGTTATGAGCTGAAAAAAGAAGAGTCCTTTGATTTGCTTGGTGGTCTTTGCGATATGGATATCGCTTTTTATTTTTTAAAACAGGGACAACGGTCAGTTGTTTTTCAGAGCAAATCACCGATTTCATATATGTACCCAAAACATTTAAAGCCTTATTTTTGCTACCTGCATGTAGGCTTTGAAATAGTTCGTTTGGAATTTCCTTTTTGGATTGCTGGCGATGAATCACTGGTGGATAAAATTTGTCAGGTTGCTTTGGATCAAGCTCAAAAAGGTGCCGGATATCCAGTCTGTTTATTTGAGGCTCATGAGCAAGCTGTTATAAAAAGCATGGATCGTGAATTTTTTTATTTAATGGTACAAAAGATGACACAGAAGTATAATGGCGCTTACCAGGCTTCATATAAAAGTATGAAGAAGGCACAAGTTCCAGTTTAGAAAAAAGATCAAAAATTAAATTTTTCAACAAACTCTTTTTTTCTAAATATTCATATGTTAGGATTGTGTGTCTTAACTTGCTGGGGGAGTGTTGCTTTATTTGGAGTTTGACTATATAGTTAGTCAAATTACTTGATTGGGACCTCTTTCACAGATTGAAAAAAATGAAAATCTACAATTATTTACAAGGAGCTGAAATGAGAAACGGCATTGTGTCTTGTTTACTGATAATCTTTATGTTGCTAAGCGATATTGCTTTGCAGGCATCAAATTATAGAAATCAAGGCCCTGTAACCACACGTAGTACATACTTTCAGGATAAATATGTGGTAATGCCTTTGGCTCTTGGCAGATATCCGTTTCAAATTAGGCCCTCTAATGTACTATCTACTTTAATAGATTCCTGCGAGCAGTGTGCTTGCGATGATCTTCCTTCAAGTCCTGGATGTTCGTCTGTTGGAAATGACTCAATGTGTAGACAGGGTAGCTGGGTTTGCCATACTCCCAAAGGAATGAAAAGTAATTTGTCAGCGCCAGAATTAGCTGGACTTGCAGCATATGCAAATAATAGCTATGAATCAGCTGCTGATCATGGCGTGTCTTCACCGTCTAAGGTAACTCCAAAGAAAATTGGAATGTTTCCAAAGCCTCGGGGTCTTCATGGAACTAAAACTCCTTTAGAACATGGTACGTCTTCACCATCTAAAACTCCTAAAAAAAATAGAAATGAAAATGTTTTATTAGAACATGGAACGCAGACTCCTTTGGAGCATGGGGTAAATGGATCTCCTAGAAAATCAAGCCCTAAAAAATTTTAAGAGTTAAGAATTAAAATATAAAAAAATAGTCGCTCATTAATGAGCGACTATTTTTTTTGTGTTGAATTTGTATTTGATGCTACCCTAAGAATTTTTTAAAGATTGAGCTTATAAAACCATCTTGGCGATCAGTAACGTCAGTGCCAAGTTGACTAGTAAAAGAATCAAGAGATTCTTTTTGAGTAGATGTTAATTTTTTTGGAATGTGGCACTGTGTGACAATAATTAAGTTTCCTGCGCCAAATCCTTTTAGTTTGATAAAACCTTTTCCAGGAACTATGATTTTTTCACCAACGGGACATCCCTTTGGAATTTTTATTGAAATATTTGTGCCATCTATGTTTTCAATTTCAACCTGGCAGCCCAGAACAAGTTGCGGGTAAGTTAGCATTAAGTTGCATGATAAATCGTTTTCAATTCGAGTGAATTTTTTATCATGAGCTACTTTTATTTTTAAGAATAAATCGCCTGACGGACCGCCATAAATTCCAGCATCGCCTTTTTGAGAAATACGAAGTTCAGCTCCATCAAAAATTCCTTGAGGAATGGTAACAGAAAATCTTTCAAATTCTTGTTTTCTTGATTGGCCTTTGCAGTTTTCGCAAGGATTTTTAATAGTGTATCCTTGGCCTTGGCAAGGTTGACAAGCCTGAGCCACAGAGAAAAATCCTTGTTGGAATCGTACTTGTCCAGCGCCTTTACATTTGCTACAAACTATAACATCAGTTTTGTTTTTATACCCTTGATGATTGCATGATGTGCAGGCAAAAGCATGATAATAAGAAACTTCTTTTTTTATTCCAAGGTACGCTTCTTTAAGGGTGATGGTGACGTCTTGGATTAAATCATGACCTCTTTGTGGAGTTGGGCCGCTTTTTTTACGACGCTGAGATTGCCCTTGGCCGAAAATATCACCAAAATCAACTCCGCCAAACATATCCCCAAAATTTCTAAACATGTCATCCATGTTTCCATGATGACCGCCGCCACCTTGCATGTTGTTATAGTTTTCATGACCATGCTGATCGTATTGTGCACGTTTTTTTTCATCTGAAAGAACTTCATAAGCAGATGTTGCTTCTTTGAATTTTTCTTCAGCCTCTGGGTTTCCAGGGTTTCTATCAGGATGATGTTTCATTGCGAGTGCGCGATATGCTTTTTTGATTTCGGCAACATCAGCAGTTTTGCTGACGCCTAAAATGTCGTAAAAATTTTTTTTGCTCATAATAAATTAAATGGAGTATAAAGTTTAAAATAACCTTTTATTGTCACTGTTTTTAGTATATCAAAAAAACAGATTGCTCCAAATTATCTATTCTGAGATTAATGTAAAATTGTCCATCTTTGAAAAAATGGATCATCAGGTACAAATGATGGAACTGCCGGGTAAAGACCAGCAGATTGAATAGATTCAACCATGATTTTATCCATGTTTGTGTCGCCACTGCTTGCAATAACGTCAAGCTTTAGAAGAGTTCCTTGTCTGTCAATGGTTACGGCGAGGACAATTTGTTTGCCTCTGACATACTGAATTGATTGATATTGAGGGTGGGTGTGTATTGATCCAAGCATTGTTTTTGCAAACTGATTGTTGTAAGTAATCATTTTTAAGCTTTGCCCAGATGCAGCAGCTGTTGTATTTCCCTGTTGAATTAAATGTTGGCTATTTCCTATGTTTTTTCGATAGTTGTCAAATCCTATCGAAAGATCCTTTAAAGACATGCGTGATTTTGAATGAGGCTTTGGAGAAAATGGGTAAGGATCTAAGTCGTAATTGTCGGTTGTTAATTTTTTTAAGTTTTTTAAAGATTTAGGGATTTCATTTTCTATAGTTTCATTCTTTTCTATTGTTTTTTCGTGCCCATCTTTTTTTAATAATTCTTCTTTAGCTAGATCTGGCTTAATAGTTTTCTCAGGGTCTTGGTACTGATTTGCGGGGGTTGTTTTTTTTGAGATAGTTATTGGTTCTTCTTTGTTAATAAATTCTTTTTTTTCAGGACTTGTTTTGGATGAATCTTCTTTATTGTTTTCTTCTTGCTTGGGTTCTTGCTTTTGGGCTTGTTCTTTTTGAAAATTGTCAGGTTGTTGAACTTCTTTTGGTAGTTCTTGAGATTTTTCTTTTTTTGGTATTTCTGCTCCACCATCATCATCTATTAAATTTTGTTTATCTACGCCTTGTCTTCCTGGAATTAATGTATGCACAACAGGAGGTTCTGGCGCTTGTGGTTTTGGTGGAGTTACCGATTTTGGTTCAGCTTTTTGTGGTTGAGCCGGTTTTTGAATTGCCGATTGTTTTAATGCTTGTGCTTGTGAAATGACTTGTGGTTTTTTTGGCTGATCAAGCATCATGATGGCATTTTGCTTGTCTTTTGCCGAAATAGTCATTTCTTTTTTTAAGATGTTTTCTTTTTTGTGTTCATCAATTCGAAGGACGATGCTTATGACGATAAATAATAAATGCAGTAAAATAGAGGCAATAATCCATACAACAATTGGATGAAGGCCGGTCTCTTTTTTGTGATCTTCCATTGCTCTCCTTTTTTAAGCGATCTGTGGCTCTTAGGCCCCTTAAATCATTAACAGTTTTCCTGAAAAAATGAAGGTAAATCTATAAAAGCTGGCTAGAAAGTTTTGAAAGAAAAGCTGTTTTTGTTTTTAATAATTTTCAGCGTTTCGAGTAGTTGATGTTCATTATGTTTTACTGATCGTAGAAATCGAATGATTTCACCAAAAAAAGCTTTACTTGGAGTACACGGTTGGCTGCTAGAAATAAGCATAGAAAGAATGATTCGTTGCTGTAAAATTTCATGCTCCTTTAAGAAACGAGCAAGGTCGATACCAAAATCTGTTGAAAGTTCTTTTATGGTTTGCTTTGTGACTTGCTTTAAAAAATCTTCTGTTTTTTGCATATGATCAATGCAAGAAATAATATTTTTGTGGATTCGTGAGTCAACAGAATCAAGAATTGGCACAAGGTTTTTTCTGATTCTATTTCTTAAAAATACTGTATCGGTATTGGTTGGGTCTATTAAAAATGGAATTTGATGAAGCTCTAGAAAGTCTAGAATTTCTTGTTTTGTGATATGTAGCAGCGGTCTTAGGTACAATCCATCTTTCATGCGCATGCTTGCAAGTCCGGTTACAGAACTTCCGCGAGAAAGTCTGATAAAAAAGGTTTCAATCTGATCATCTTGATGATGCCCTAAAACGATGTGATCAGCCTTAAAATCCTTAGCGCACTCCATAAAAAAATGTCGGCGTAATTTTCTGCCTGTTTCTTCTTTTGACCCATTTGTTTTGGGCGTGAAATTTAGCTCAGATGCTACCTTGGAGATAAATGTGACGTTGTTGTATTGCTGGCAAAAATTTGAGCACCACGCAACATCCTGGCAAGAGTTTTGGCGCCACTGATGATCTAAGTGAGCAGCTATAATTTTAAGATTATGACTTTGCGCAATATCATTTAAAAAATGAAGTAAAAATACAGAATCTGGCCCGCCAGAAAAGCCAATAAGTAAAGTTGAGTTGTGTGGAATGTTTTGGGCGAGATTTAAAAAGGTTGTCATGACAAGATCATGACTCCAAGATTAACAAATCCTGTGCAGACTGCTGGGGTATTTTTGCAAACAATTGATTTAATGCCAAGTTTTTGTGCTGCTTGAGTATTATTTATTTCATCATCTATAAAGATGCATTCATTTGCGTTGAGATTATATTTTTCAAGAAGTTTTTTATAAAATTCTGGGCTTGGTTTTCCCATTTTTTCTTCACCTGAAACCATTATTCCATCAAAAAGGTTAAATAATTCTGTGTTTTGTTTTTTTACTAATTTATAAGAATCAGCTTCCCAGTTTGAAAGGACATAAAGTTTATAGCCTTTTGATTTCAGATTTTTTGCTAGTTGTACCATAGTGGTAATTGGAGATTGTGAATCAGCAAGCGTTTGAGCATCAAGCATAAGGCGAGCAATTGATCTAAATAAATTTTTTATAGAAGTCGGCTGAGGGCTTTTATTGATATGCTTTTCTACAATGTTTTTAATTTCATCGATGTTTCGTCCAGTCATCCAGTCTGCCATGATTAAAGGCATCTGTTTGCCTTGGTTGTACATGGGCTCTGTTGAAATGGCTGGTATTTCATGAAGCAATTTAAAGAATTCTTCTTTAATATCCATTCCAAACATTCGATAAAGAAGTGTTGGATTTTGAAAAATAGTTGGGATTACCACAGAAGCTTTAGTCCGCTTTGAGGTCCTTAAAAGCACGTCTCCAAGATCAAATATGACAGTTTTATATTGGCTCGTTTTTGCAGGCACGATACTTACAGTCCTATGTTGATATTTGGCAGCTATGATAAAAAAACAGCTTAGAATCGCAATAAGAGAATATGTTCTTTTACGAGAAAAGGTAGAAAATAAAGATCCACTGTTCATAATTTTATCCTTTGCTTTTAAAAAGGTGTTTTAACTTAATTTTAAGATATCACGGCATGGCAAAAAACACAATTGGACTAGGGGTTTTTGTGGTTTTTTTAGCAAGTCATATAATTAAAGTAGAAAACTAAAAATACAGTTCCTGGGGGTTCTTATGACAACTGTGCAAAATCAGATACTTTTTGTGCTTCTTATGGCTACGGGTGGAGCATCGGTAAAAGAAAGACTTAAAAATCAGCCGTGCGATAGCTTGTCAGTACAAAGCTCAAGCCTTCAAAAAAACCTTTAAACAAATGGTATTTCATTGATTGTTTAAGATTTAGTGTTAAAATATTAAATAGAATTGTTTAACTTAAATAGGAAGATTATTGTGAAAAAATTATTATTGAGTGCCGCATTGCTTAGTTCATTTACTGTGCATGCAGGTCCATGGACTATGTATAAAAACGTCTCAGATTGGCTTGGTTGCCAAGTGCATGGGTATATTGAAATATCTCCTATTTATTATCCAAAAACAATTAAATTTTTGCATGAATTGCAAGTAAAATACCCTGTAGAGCTAAATGATGTTGAAATGTCTATTGGTTTTAATTCAACATTTTTTCACAAAAGTATGGGTCTAAGCCTTTATTCTTCTTTAAATACGATTTATTTCCCCGTGGAATGGATTTGTGCCATTGAAAAAGATGATGAATATTTCACTCTTCTTACTGAATGGGCTACATTAAGAGAAGCTGGAAGAATGTGTATTGGTGAAATTATTGCATCACGCCTAATCCCAGTGTATTGGTTTTTCTTTGTAGAAGCTTCTGCGGATCATTACGCTACAACTCGCTGTCAAAACCCAAAAGCTATCATTGCTGCCTATGAGCACATTGATCGCTTTTCTCCAAGAGGTTTTGTTCCAAGTATCTTAGGTAGATTTGCAGGGATTCGCCTTTCAAATATGAAAAAAACTTTTGTGAAAAAATTTGGCTATGAACTCGAAGTTGCAAAACGACAAGCATAGTTTTATAATTTTTTAAAAAGAAAAAGGGCGCTTTCAACGGCGCTCTTTTTTTGTGACTAAATCTAAGATTAAATGTCGAGGTTCTTAACAAATCGACCGTTTTTTCGATAAATTTGCGACGTCCTGAAACATCATCACCCATGAGTGTAGAAAAATACCAAGAGTCAGCTTCAAGTCCGTCCTCAATTGAAAGGTGTAGCAATGCGGGAGTTTTTGGATCCATTGTGGTCTTTCACAATTAATAAGGATTCATTTCCCCAAGGCCTTTGTATGGTTGATATTAAAAAGAAAAAGGGCGCTTTAAAGGGCGCCTTTTTTGTGAATAAATCTAAGATTAAATGTCGAGGTTCTTAACAAATCGACCGTTTTTTTCGATAAATTTGCGACGTCCTGAAACATCATCACCCATGAGTGTAGAAAAATACCAAGAGTCAGCTTCAAGTCCGTCCTCAATTGAAAGGTGTAGCAATGCGGGAGTTTTTGGATCCATTACGGTCTTTCACAATTGATAAGGATTCATTTCCCCAAGGCCTTTGTATGGTTGATATTAAAAAGAAAAAGGGCGCTGTTGAAAGCACCCTTTTTTGTGAATAAATCTAAGATTAAATGTCGAGGTTCTTAACAAATCGACCGTTTTTTTCGATAAATTTGCGACGTCCTGAAACATCATCACCCATGAGGGTAGAAAACCAAGAGTCAGCCTCAAGTCCGTCCTCAATTGAAACTTGCAGCAATGCGCGAGTCTTTGGATCCATTGCGGTCTCCCACAACTGATCAGGGTTCATTTCCCCAAGGCCTTTGTATCGTTGTATGCTCATGTGAGGCTTTGATAGCTGGATTAAAGCAACGATAAGAGCCATGATACCTTTACCTGTAACTGGTTTATCTTTTTCGATTAGATTCCAAGGGTTTTGCTCAAGGAGTAAAATCGGATTTAACAGTTTGATAAGCTCTTTAACTTCATCTGAACTAAAGAAATCAAGTGAAACGTTCCAAGAGAAGTTTGATCTTACAAAAATAAGCTCAAACTTTTGATGGTCAGCTGTTGAAAACGTTTTGCGTTTTGGTTTTTTTCCAGATTCTATTTCTTGAGAATCTGTGTCGTCCATTTCAGACTCTAAACCATCAAGCTCATCTGCTTGCTCATCATTTTCTTGATCAATTATTTCAATATCATCAACTATGTCATCTTCAAGGTCTGCATCTTTTGAGCTGATAGAAATTACGCAATCTTTAAAATACGGTTGCAATGTTTTAATCAGACCATCAAAATCAGAAAGGTCAGTCATCTTGTTTTCTGTTAAACATAAAACAAGACTGTGACAGTGACGATATTCAAGGTTGAATCGTGAGCTAATAACATGATTTTTGTTTTCATATGCTAAAAGATTATCAAGCAGCTGTTTCCATTCTGTCTGAGCAAATGTTTTATTTTCGCTGGTAAATTCAACTGCACCAAGAGCCCAATCAAACATGAAAGCTCTCAGGCTTGAATCATCTTTTAGATATTGTGAAAGTTTGCCAATTTTAGCTTTGTAAAGTGGCGGTTGCGCGATATATAAATAACCATTTTCAATTAAAGGTTTCATGTACCTAAAAAAGAAAGTTAAAAGCAGTGTTCGAATGTGAGATCCGTCAACGTCTGCGTCAGTCATTAAAATAATTTTATGATAACGAACCGATGCGCAATTGAATTCTTGTGCTTCTGGTTGACAACCAACAGCAGCAATTAAATTTTTGATCTCTTCGTTTGCAAGCATTTTATCAAGTCGTGCTTTTTCAACGTTTAGAATTTTACCTTTGAGTGGCAAAATAGCTTGAGCAAATCTATCTCGAGCTTGCTTAGCAGATCCACCCGCAGAGTCTCCCTCAACTATGAATAGTTCAGAGTCTTTAGGGTCTTCGTTTGAGCAGTCAGCTAATTTTCCAGGAAGTACAGATCCTTCTAAGACCGTTTTTCTTCTGGTTATATCTCGAGCTCTTTTTGCAGCTTCACGAGCACGCTTTGAAAGCTCAGCCTTCATAAGAATTTTTTTAGCAGTATTTGGATTTTCTTCAAAATATTCATCAAGTTTTGCAAAAGTCCAAGAGTCAACAAGTCCTTTTATTTCGTTGTTGCCAAGCTTTGCTTTTGTTTGACCTTCGAACTGCGGTTCTGGAACTTTAATGCTAATGACGCATACAAGTCCTTCGCGTACATCTTCGCTTGAATAGGATTCGCTGCCCTTGAGGGTTTTTAAAGTAAAGCCACGTTTGTTACAAGCTTTTGTAAGCGCAGATTTAAATCCGCTGACGTGTGTACCGCCTTCAATG contains:
- a CDS encoding HAD-IA family hydrolase, with protein sequence MNSGSLFSTFSRKRTYSLIAILSCFFIIAAKYQHRTVSIVPAKTSQYKTVIFDLGDVLLRTSKRTKASVVIPTIFQNPTLLYRMFGMDIKEEFFKLLHEIPAISTEPMYNQGKQMPLIMADWMTGRNIDEIKNIVEKHINKSPQPTSIKNLFRSIARLMLDAQTLADSQSPITTMVQLAKNLKSKGYKLYVLSNWEADSYKLVKKQNTELFNLFDGIMVSGEEKMGKPSPEFYKKLLEKYNLNANECIFIDDEINNTQAAQKLGIKSIVCKNTPAVCTGFVNLGVMILS
- the gyrB gene encoding DNA topoisomerase (ATP-hydrolyzing) subunit B: MADKSDNPSNKKESSHYGAQSIKVMEGLEAVRKRPAMYIGNTGPQGLHHLVYEVVDNSVDEALGGHCNNIEVILHTNGSCSIEDNGRGIPVDMHPTEKVSAAQVVLTKLHAGGKFDKDSYKYSGGLHGVGISVVNALSKELNLEIYKDGKIYKQTYRQGDPVGEIKESGSTTKHGTKVTFFPDAEIFQETIEFSFDVLSARLRELAFLNKSLRISITDQNTNKEHVFLYEGGIESFVESVNSKKTPLFNDIISIKHEDEKYILEIAMQYNDGYAEQIFSFVNNINTIEGGTHVSGFKSALTKACNKRGFTLKTLKGSESYSSEDVREGLVCVISIKVPEPQFEGQTKAKLGNNEIKGLVDSWTFAKLDEYFEENPNTAKKILMKAELSKRAREAAKRARDITRRKTVLEGSVLPGKLADCSNEDPKDSELFIVEGDSAGGSAKQARDRFAQAILPLKGKILNVEKARLDKMLANEEIKNLIAAVGCQPEAQEFNCASVRYHKIILMTDADVDGSHIRTLLLTFFFRYMKPLIENGYLYIAQPPLYKAKIGKLSQYLKDDSSLRAFMFDWALGAVEFTSENKTFAQTEWKQLLDNLLAYENKNHVISSRFNLEYRHCHSLVLCLTENKMTDLSDFDGLIKTLQPYFKDCVISISSKDADLEDDIVDDIEIIDQENDEQADELDGLESEMDDTDSQEIESGKKPKRKTFSTADHQKFELIFVRSNFSWNVSLDFFSSDEVKELIKLLNPILLLEQNPWNLIEKDKPVTGKGIMALIVALIQLSKPHMSIQRYKGLGEMNPDQLWETAMDPKTRALLQVSIEDGLEADSWFSTLMGDDVSGRRKFIEKNGRFVKNLDI